A stretch of Negativicutes bacterium DNA encodes these proteins:
- a CDS encoding iron-containing alcohol dehydrogenase has translation MYNFTFQNTTKIYFGENTLENLGAELKEYGKRVLLTYGGGSIKKIGLYDKVITELNKAGLEVFELAGVEPNPRHTTVNKGAEICKKENIDVLLAVGGGSTIDCTKAIAAAAFYDGDGWDLVLGKATVTKALPIVTVLTLSATGSEMDPGAVISNIETNDKYAIIHPLLQPKVSFLDPTNTYSVSAFQTACGGADILSHIFDISYFTNAPKMDMIDKVMEAVIKTVVKYTPVAVEEPNNYEARANLMWASSWALNGFLSTGAMQAASCHMMEHELSAFYDITHGLGLAILTPRWMEYILDETNAKDFKKFGVNVFGVEANLSEMEGAKQAIVALSDFLFNKLGLQSTLTELGIDDKNFKVMAEKACAGTVLHGFKVLKPVDVEKIYRMCL, from the coding sequence ATGTATAATTTCACTTTTCAAAATACAACTAAAATTTACTTTGGAGAAAACACTTTAGAAAATTTGGGTGCAGAGTTAAAAGAATATGGTAAGAGAGTATTACTAACTTATGGTGGTGGGTCAATCAAGAAAATAGGTCTTTATGATAAGGTTATAACAGAACTTAATAAAGCAGGCTTAGAAGTATTTGAATTAGCTGGAGTTGAGCCTAATCCACGTCACACCACTGTTAATAAGGGTGCGGAAATTTGTAAAAAAGAGAATATTGATGTGCTATTAGCGGTTGGTGGAGGTTCCACTATTGATTGTACTAAGGCAATTGCCGCGGCTGCTTTTTATGATGGTGATGGTTGGGATCTAGTATTGGGGAAAGCTACAGTAACAAAAGCTTTACCGATAGTTACAGTTTTGACTTTATCAGCAACAGGCTCTGAAATGGATCCCGGAGCAGTTATTAGTAATATTGAAACAAATGATAAATATGCGATAATTCATCCGCTACTACAACCAAAGGTATCATTCCTTGATCCGACTAATACTTATTCTGTAAGTGCTTTTCAAACAGCATGTGGTGGCGCTGATATTTTGTCACATATTTTTGATATTAGTTATTTTACCAATGCCCCTAAAATGGATATGATTGATAAAGTAATGGAAGCAGTGATTAAAACTGTGGTGAAATACACTCCGGTAGCAGTTGAAGAACCAAATAATTATGAAGCCAGAGCGAACTTGATGTGGGCATCATCTTGGGCATTAAATGGTTTTTTAAGTACAGGAGCAATGCAAGCTGCCAGCTGTCATATGATGGAACATGAATTATCAGCTTTTTATGATATTACACATGGACTTGGTCTTGCTATATTAACACCACGTTGGATGGAATATATTTTAGATGAAACGAATGCGAAAGATTTTAAAAAGTTTGGGGTAAATGTGTTCGGGGTAGAGGCAAACCTTTCAGAGATGGAAGGTGCAAAACAAGCTATTGTCGCCTTAAGTGATTTCTTGTTTAATAAATTAGGTTTACAAAGTACTTTAACAGAACTTGGAATTGATGATAAAAACTTTAAAGTCATGGCTGAAAAAGCCTGTGCAGGGACAGTCTTACATGGATTTAAGGTTTTGAAACCGGTTGATGTTGAAAAAATTTATAGAATGTGCTTGTAA
- a CDS encoding MerR family transcriptional regulator, producing MTITEVSKKLDIPQDTLRYYERIGLIPPVNRTKGGIRNYSEDDCKWVEFIKCMRSAGLPIEVLIEYVNLFQQGDETIQARKEIFIEQRRQLAEKIEEMQKTLERLDYKIAAYENIVLEKEKLLRQ from the coding sequence ATGACAATTACGGAAGTTAGTAAAAAACTTGATATACCTCAAGATACGCTTAGATATTATGAGCGTATTGGCTTAATTCCACCGGTTAATCGTACTAAGGGCGGAATTAGAAATTATAGTGAAGATGACTGCAAGTGGGTTGAGTTTATAAAATGTATGAGAAGTGCAGGTTTACCGATTGAAGTTTTAATTGAATATGTTAATCTTTTTCAACAAGGTGATGAGACCATTCAGGCTCGCAAAGAAATTTTCATTGAACAACGTCGCCAACTTGCCGAAAAAATTGAAGAAATGCAAAAAACATTGGAGCGTCTTGATTATAAGATTGCTGCTTATGAAAATATTGTTCTTGAAAAGGAGAAATTATTACGACAATAG